A genome region from Chlorobaculum tepidum TLS includes the following:
- a CDS encoding TonB-dependent receptor plug domain-containing protein — MKSNFVKPSKSFIRMAGLLAVLSTVCRPDAAAKEVAKTDSADYVADEIVVSSTRTDEKLKNIPRKVEVITSKDIEALDPDNATELLQKTAGVDVIEYPGVLSGVSMRGFVPNYGSYLNPQYVTYLLDGRPLGTYNLASVDMNMIERVEVIKGPSSALYGSKGMGGTINFITKKSRGPIKGTASLGYGSFETFEGNAAVGGSISDRFDFDIGFRYFNQGEDYKVGKNTLISNPDPQILERDIDTMHNSTYSTNSGMMRVGYRLNDNFRVDLRGAFFNAPSVHTPGSIWGYYGEGMKDVYRKTADLSLTGTAGRHSIKFMPYWSKDESNNLKQTEATQNKPSKIYPYYLGDFEEYGFQLQDVIALGNHRITGGLDYDNQTYKTRRYSAPDVAQRPYSADSRTSDFGLFTQAALSFLDNRLIVTPGVRFDATTFGLLDTPLVPNVNTEKEHDGFFSPSLAFQYSFVPELKVHSSIGRAFVAPSGLQKAGEYVDSFGRTVRGNPDLEPETSRTWDVGLTWSDTKKGVRADVTYYDTDFKDFITQVQRTDGSTTYMTYVNAGSAKIRGLEFELSYDFGALADYRYSLRCFVNYTHQFENDVTMGGVTSPMKYVRDGLGSFGIEYDDFRLLSARLSGRYLGTSYEDNYYRSYGRLPNVLVIKNEPALVFDATVGIKINAQNRVDLMVKNLLDENYAEKTGYNMPGRWYGMKYIVTF, encoded by the coding sequence ATGAAAAGCAATTTTGTAAAGCCTTCGAAGTCATTCATCCGCATGGCAGGCCTGCTTGCCGTGCTCTCGACAGTCTGTCGTCCGGACGCTGCCGCAAAAGAAGTTGCCAAAACCGATTCGGCTGACTACGTAGCCGATGAAATCGTCGTCAGCTCAACCAGAACAGACGAAAAACTCAAGAACATCCCGCGCAAGGTCGAGGTGATTACCAGCAAGGATATTGAGGCGCTCGATCCCGATAATGCCACCGAGTTGCTGCAAAAAACTGCCGGTGTTGATGTGATCGAGTATCCGGGCGTGCTTTCTGGCGTATCGATGAGGGGCTTCGTGCCAAATTACGGTTCATATCTCAATCCCCAGTACGTTACCTATCTCCTTGATGGCCGCCCTCTTGGTACGTACAATCTTGCCTCGGTAGATATGAACATGATCGAGCGGGTCGAGGTGATTAAAGGCCCATCATCGGCATTGTATGGATCGAAAGGAATGGGAGGCACCATCAACTTTATTACAAAGAAATCCCGTGGCCCGATCAAGGGGACGGCCTCGCTCGGCTACGGAAGTTTCGAAACCTTCGAGGGCAATGCCGCCGTCGGCGGTTCGATCAGTGACCGGTTCGATTTCGATATCGGTTTCCGCTACTTCAATCAGGGCGAAGACTACAAGGTTGGAAAAAATACGCTCATATCGAATCCCGATCCGCAGATTCTCGAAAGGGACATTGATACGATGCACAACAGTACCTACTCGACCAATTCGGGCATGATGCGTGTCGGTTATCGGTTGAACGACAATTTCAGAGTCGATTTGCGCGGTGCGTTTTTCAATGCCCCATCCGTACATACCCCCGGCTCTATCTGGGGCTACTATGGTGAGGGTATGAAAGATGTGTATCGAAAAACAGCAGATCTTTCGCTTACCGGTACGGCAGGACGTCACAGCATCAAATTCATGCCGTACTGGTCAAAAGACGAATCGAACAATCTCAAGCAAACCGAAGCTACACAGAATAAACCGAGTAAAATCTACCCGTATTACCTGGGAGATTTTGAGGAGTATGGCTTTCAGTTGCAGGATGTTATTGCTTTGGGCAACCACCGTATAACCGGCGGTTTGGATTATGATAACCAGACGTACAAAACCAGGCGGTACAGTGCACCGGATGTTGCCCAAAGACCGTATAGCGCTGACAGCAGAACTAGTGATTTTGGCCTGTTTACCCAAGCCGCGCTCTCTTTTCTTGATAATCGCCTGATTGTCACTCCCGGAGTCCGATTCGACGCAACGACATTCGGTTTGCTTGATACACCGCTTGTTCCCAATGTGAACACCGAAAAAGAGCATGACGGGTTTTTCAGTCCATCGCTGGCATTCCAGTACTCTTTTGTTCCCGAATTGAAAGTGCATTCGAGTATCGGACGAGCATTTGTCGCGCCTTCGGGGTTGCAGAAAGCTGGTGAATATGTTGACTCTTTTGGAAGAACGGTCAGGGGTAATCCCGATCTGGAGCCGGAAACAAGCCGAACGTGGGATGTCGGTCTGACCTGGAGTGACACGAAAAAAGGAGTGCGGGCCGATGTGACCTACTATGATACTGATTTTAAAGATTTTATTACGCAAGTACAGAGAACGGATGGCAGCACGACTTACATGACTTATGTCAATGCGGGAAGCGCGAAGATCAGGGGACTTGAGTTCGAGCTGTCCTACGACTTTGGAGCTTTGGCTGATTACCGCTACTCATTACGCTGCTTCGTAAACTATACGCATCAATTTGAGAATGATGTCACAATGGGTGGTGTTACGAGTCCAATGAAGTATGTGCGGGACGGTCTTGGTTCATTCGGCATCGAATATGACGATTTCCGGCTACTCAGTGCGCGACTCAGTGGTCGCTATCTGGGTACCAGTTATGAAGACAACTATTATCGATCGTATGGACGGTTACCGAATGTGTTAGTGATTAAAAACGAACCTGCATTAGTGTTTGATGCGACGGTTGGCATAAAGATCAACGCTCAGAACCGCGTCGATCTGATGGTCAAGAATCTTCTCGATGAAAACTATGCCGAAAAAACCGGCTACAACATGCCGGGCCGCTGGTACGGCATGAAATACATCGTCACCTTCTGA
- a CDS encoding transposase: MTRKKNKTPDIQGELIGQLLRESGSPQALFDNGGLFDQFKKRLIEKALEGELDEHLGYPKHTPIVP, encoded by the coding sequence ATGACCAGAAAGAAAAACAAGACCCCGGACATTCAGGGCGAGCTGATCGGGCAGCTTCTGCGAGAAAGCGGCAGCCCCCAAGCCCTTTTTGACAACGGTGGCCTGTTCGACCAGTTCAAAAAGCGCTTAATCGAAAAGGCACTCGAAGGTGAACTGGATGAACACCTCGGCTATCCCAAGCACACCCCGATCGTCCCATAA
- a CDS encoding Flp family type IVb pilin, with amino-acid sequence MLKMYVDYYVAVLSGFLQQYFGVKSQKGVTMIEYALIASLIAVAVIAVLLTVGSNLQTVFSYVGSNLTT; translated from the coding sequence ATGCTGAAAATGTATGTGGATTACTATGTTGCTGTATTAAGTGGATTTTTACAGCAGTATTTTGGCGTGAAATCGCAAAAAGGTGTAACCATGATTGAGTACGCCTTGATTGCTTCCTTGATTGCTGTGGCGGTCATTGCGGTTCTTTTGACTGTTGGATCGAACCTGCAGACCGTCTTCAGCTATGTCGGTAGCAATCTCACGACGTAA
- a CDS encoding Flp family type IVb pilin, whose product MLKMYVDYWVAVLSGFLQQYFGVKSQKGVTMIEYALIASLIAVAVIAVLLTVGSNLKTVFSYVGSNLTT is encoded by the coding sequence ATGCTGAAAATGTATGTGGATTACTGGGTTGCTGTATTAAGTGGATTTTTACAGCAGTATTTTGGCGTGAAATCGCAAAAAGGTGTAACCATGATTGAGTACGCCTTGATTGCTTCCTTGATTGCTGTGGCGGTCATTGCGGTTCTTTTGACTGTTGGATCGAACCTGAAGACCGTCTTCAGCTATGTCGGTAGCAATCTCACGACGTAA
- a CDS encoding Flp family type IVb pilin, translating to MLKMYVDYWVAVLSGFLQQYFGVKSQKGVTMIEYALIAALIAVAVIAVLLTVGSNLKTVFSYVGSNLTT from the coding sequence ATGCTGAAAATGTATGTGGATTACTGGGTTGCTGTATTAAGTGGATTTTTACAGCAGTATTTTGGCGTGAAATCGCAAAAAGGTGTAACCATGATTGAGTATGCCTTGATTGCCGCCTTGATTGCTGTGGCGGTCATTGCGGTTCTTTTGACTGTTGGATCGAACCTGAAGACCGTCTTCAGCTATGTCGGTAGCAATCTCACGACGTAA
- the cpaB gene encoding Flp pilus assembly protein CpaB — protein sequence MKRPIFVVIALTLGAMTAFIAARWMSGPKASGPSVVIVEQPIAAGRPILAGQIKAISWSGSVVPQEAFSRTADVVGRIALVPMIPGEPVLPGKLAPIGATGGLSSIIPAGKRAISVRVNDVVGVAGFALPGSYVDILVSGRDVSGQPFSRIVLSKVKVLAVEQDTVAEKDKPKVVNAVTLELSPQESEKLDLARNIGALSLVLRNELDTTVVNSVGVRLSDVVYPQRGVPNTSSQFKQAAPVQASQAAPAQVSQAVPARQYRGVEEIRGISRQQATTP from the coding sequence GTGAAACGACCAATCTTTGTTGTCATCGCACTCACCTTGGGTGCGATGACGGCTTTCATCGCGGCCCGCTGGATGAGCGGCCCCAAGGCTTCAGGGCCCAGTGTAGTCATTGTGGAACAGCCCATCGCCGCCGGCAGGCCTATTTTGGCAGGACAAATCAAAGCGATCAGTTGGTCGGGTTCAGTTGTGCCGCAAGAGGCCTTCAGCCGTACTGCGGACGTGGTTGGTCGAATTGCCTTGGTTCCCATGATCCCCGGTGAGCCTGTTCTTCCTGGTAAGCTGGCTCCAATCGGCGCGACCGGCGGATTGTCTTCGATAATCCCGGCAGGCAAGCGCGCCATTAGTGTTCGTGTGAATGACGTCGTCGGGGTTGCCGGATTTGCCCTTCCGGGCAGTTATGTGGATATTCTGGTCAGCGGCAGAGATGTCAGCGGCCAGCCTTTTTCCCGAATAGTGCTGTCGAAAGTCAAGGTATTGGCTGTGGAGCAGGATACCGTTGCGGAAAAAGACAAACCGAAAGTTGTGAACGCGGTGACCCTCGAGCTTTCACCGCAAGAATCAGAAAAACTGGATCTGGCCCGGAACATCGGCGCGCTTTCCCTGGTTCTGCGCAACGAACTTGACACCACCGTAGTAAACTCTGTAGGCGTCCGTCTGTCTGATGTTGTCTACCCGCAGCGTGGTGTTCCAAATACATCTTCTCAGTTTAAACAAGCTGCACCTGTGCAGGCTTCACAAGCTGCACCGGCGCAGGTTTCACAAGCTGTACCGGCGCGTCAATACCGTGGAGTCGAAGAAATTCGCGGCATCAGCCGCCAACAAGCTACCACACCATAA
- a CDS encoding type II and III secretion system protein family protein, whose product MDMNLTCVKRLACGMSALVALAGAVPVVVLASPASVLAVVASEPVAKKATPAPAKQVAPATVAKTAAPAFVTPKTTPAPAAKKAAPAYVAKKYSRVRASAMDFSAYAPSSYSVPEGESRVYRLAVPAKRVAVGDPAIADFIMISPSELYLSGKKTGATNLIVWGKNGNFTTAPLVVSRNVKPIQDLLRAVLPKEHDIQLYSSGDALVLAGSVSNALAAETAIRLVKTFLGGTVPDVTPEATLTKKSEAATGTSGGTSISGMTGVASAAGMSGAATVASSGIHGFINLLKIRDPQQVRLEVRIAEVSKSYMEALGFSWTQGVGSTAGSSLMTGFVSNATLNLLLKNSGNLKVEADSQKNWIKMLAEPTIVAMSGQEGYFLVGGKIYTPTPTGNGAVDYQERTYGVGLRFTPTVLDAGRISLKVAPEVSEPDSQFQSAGSLYNLPAFKVSAASTTVEMNEGQNLVIGGLLKDKLTETIEAVPLLGQLPLLGALFRHTSMDSEKVEVIVIVRPTLVKASDTVPELPTDRFVPPGPNRLFLEGKLQGSK is encoded by the coding sequence ATGGACATGAATTTGACATGCGTAAAGCGTCTGGCCTGCGGAATGAGTGCTCTTGTGGCACTTGCTGGCGCAGTTCCCGTGGTTGTACTGGCCTCTCCAGCCTCTGTGCTTGCAGTGGTCGCATCGGAACCCGTAGCTAAAAAGGCTACTCCTGCACCCGCAAAACAGGTCGCACCGGCAACCGTAGCCAAAACAGCCGCCCCTGCATTTGTAACTCCAAAAACCACTCCTGCGCCTGCGGCTAAAAAGGCTGCTCCTGCGTACGTGGCAAAAAAGTACTCACGCGTACGCGCTAGTGCGATGGATTTTTCTGCATACGCACCTTCGAGCTATTCTGTTCCTGAAGGTGAATCCAGGGTCTACCGGCTTGCCGTGCCAGCCAAGCGTGTTGCTGTGGGGGACCCTGCCATTGCAGATTTTATTATGATCAGCCCCTCAGAACTCTATCTGTCGGGCAAAAAAACAGGCGCTACCAATCTTATTGTCTGGGGCAAAAACGGCAACTTCACCACTGCTCCGCTGGTTGTCAGCCGGAATGTCAAACCCATACAGGACCTGTTGAGAGCTGTTTTGCCGAAAGAGCACGATATTCAGCTATACTCCTCAGGGGATGCCTTGGTATTGGCTGGTTCCGTGTCCAACGCTTTGGCTGCTGAAACCGCTATCCGCCTGGTAAAAACCTTTTTGGGGGGCACAGTTCCGGATGTTACCCCAGAAGCCACCCTGACCAAGAAAAGCGAGGCAGCGACGGGCACATCGGGGGGAACCAGTATATCAGGCATGACTGGAGTCGCCAGCGCCGCAGGTATGTCTGGTGCTGCGACAGTGGCATCTTCCGGCATTCATGGTTTTATCAACCTTCTCAAAATACGCGATCCGCAGCAGGTCCGCCTCGAAGTGCGCATTGCTGAAGTTTCGAAGTCCTACATGGAAGCTCTGGGCTTCAGCTGGACGCAAGGCGTGGGCAGCACCGCAGGCAGCAGCCTTATGACAGGGTTTGTCAGCAACGCAACGCTCAACCTCCTCCTGAAGAATAGCGGAAATCTTAAGGTTGAAGCAGATAGTCAAAAAAACTGGATTAAAATGCTGGCTGAACCCACCATTGTCGCCATGAGTGGTCAGGAAGGGTATTTTCTGGTTGGAGGCAAAATTTATACACCTACCCCAACAGGAAACGGAGCAGTCGACTATCAGGAACGCACCTATGGTGTAGGGTTGCGATTTACTCCTACCGTGCTGGATGCAGGCCGTATTTCGCTCAAGGTTGCTCCCGAGGTCTCTGAGCCCGACTCGCAATTCCAATCTGCAGGAAGCCTGTATAATTTGCCTGCCTTTAAAGTCAGTGCGGCTTCCACCACCGTTGAAATGAACGAGGGACAGAACCTTGTTATCGGCGGCCTTCTGAAAGACAAACTTACCGAAACAATCGAGGCCGTGCCTTTGCTGGGTCAACTTCCCCTGCTCGGCGCATTGTTCCGTCACACTTCGATGGATTCTGAAAAGGTCGAGGTCATCGTCATTGTTCGCCCGACACTGGTCAAAGCAAGCGATACCGTGCCGGAGCTTCCGACAGACAGGTTTGTTCCGCCTGGTCCAAATAGGCTTTTTCTCGAAGGAAAACTTCAAGGCTCGAAATAA
- a CDS encoding TadE/TadG family type IV pilus assembly protein: protein MHANTAAMRHAQAPKHAQFQKGAVMVEFAFILPIFLLLLFGMVTFSIALYDKTVLCIASRQGARTGALYYASNYDSNGNLINANVQQRACDAANAVCQQDLINFGPNMNLQIQCQVLGGTVHGQRSVSVTTGIDYTGIYILSDVLHLSSTTIMRLEED, encoded by the coding sequence ATGCACGCAAATACCGCCGCCATGCGTCACGCGCAGGCGCCGAAGCATGCTCAATTTCAGAAGGGTGCGGTGATGGTAGAATTTGCGTTTATCCTTCCCATTTTTCTGCTTCTCCTTTTCGGGATGGTTACTTTTTCGATAGCCCTTTACGATAAAACCGTGCTTTGCATTGCAAGCCGTCAGGGAGCGCGTACCGGAGCCTTGTATTATGCAAGCAACTACGACAGCAATGGAAATTTAATCAATGCAAATGTTCAGCAGAGAGCCTGTGATGCTGCCAACGCTGTCTGCCAGCAAGACCTGATCAATTTTGGGCCTAACATGAACCTTCAGATACAATGTCAGGTTTTGGGTGGTACCGTTCATGGCCAGAGGTCTGTTTCCGTCACAACCGGCATTGATTATACGGGGATTTACATTTTATCGGATGTGTTGCACTTATCGTCCACAACCATAATGAGGCTTGAGGAGGATTAA
- a CDS encoding TadG family pilus assembly protein: MARLRSIKRLHSQRGVVTILFALVLMVLVGLIALAVDLTRLHLVKAELQNAADAAALAGAGSLIDTSLQTFNWSAATAKAQEFADVNSADGKTIGQHRQEQDVNVAIQPGYWNLITPSFTSNTGLVTHTGDGNIPAVQVTITLSHLKFFFAPILGIPEGTVQATAIAAVSPPTGGTGLFPMAIGGCLFNLFWDSVHNTPKLDPATGQPYEIQVYSVYSGGAGASCDSGQWTSFQTDANNVPFIRDLIKNGNSIPLSIGDSIWIQPGTEATVYDSVPTNVDVAVPVVDNVATHSSQTVIAIAGFHITGVVKHGNKSVVTGHLIPQSMVPSLHPGNGTGIPYGAYTPPFLVK; this comes from the coding sequence ATGGCACGTTTACGCTCCATCAAACGCCTTCATAGCCAGCGTGGTGTAGTAACCATTTTGTTCGCATTGGTATTGATGGTATTGGTTGGTCTTATTGCGCTGGCGGTTGACCTGACTCGTCTCCATCTGGTTAAGGCCGAACTTCAGAACGCGGCCGACGCCGCTGCGCTGGCTGGCGCCGGTTCACTCATCGACACATCATTGCAGACGTTCAATTGGTCAGCGGCTACGGCCAAAGCGCAGGAATTTGCAGACGTCAACTCCGCAGATGGCAAGACGATTGGGCAACATCGGCAAGAGCAGGATGTGAATGTGGCCATTCAGCCGGGCTACTGGAACCTCATAACGCCGTCATTTACTTCCAATACCGGTTTGGTAACTCATACAGGGGATGGAAATATCCCCGCTGTGCAGGTTACAATTACCCTTTCTCACCTGAAATTTTTTTTCGCTCCGATTCTGGGTATTCCTGAAGGTACAGTTCAGGCTACTGCTATTGCTGCGGTATCGCCACCAACAGGCGGTACGGGCTTGTTTCCCATGGCTATTGGCGGATGTCTGTTCAATCTTTTTTGGGATTCAGTGCATAACACTCCAAAGCTGGATCCGGCAACAGGGCAGCCCTATGAAATTCAGGTCTATAGCGTTTACTCTGGTGGAGCTGGCGCTTCATGCGACTCGGGCCAATGGACCAGTTTTCAGACAGATGCTAACAACGTTCCATTTATAAGAGATCTGATTAAAAATGGAAATAGTATTCCATTATCCATTGGTGATTCCATCTGGATTCAACCGGGTACCGAGGCGACTGTATACGACAGTGTTCCCACCAACGTTGATGTTGCTGTGCCGGTTGTTGACAATGTTGCTACGCACTCTTCTCAGACTGTTATTGCGATTGCCGGTTTTCATATTACGGGTGTGGTTAAACATGGCAACAAGAGTGTTGTTACAGGTCATCTCATCCCTCAGTCTATGGTTCCCAGTCTCCATCCCGGTAACGGCACTGGCATCCCTTACGGCGCTTACACTCCTCCCTTTTTGGTCAAATAA
- a CDS encoding AAA family ATPase, which produces MNIVTYSPQPWDVSDSQLELGQHHLTRLLGESGEMVRQIKAKDPDVVFIVGFKSTDPGFIWELEKLCLALPHATIVVLDPQAGPEQLLTLMRAGVREVIDDSSERTLQQVIERAFLRTKGAIIRQKRVFGFVSAKGGDGGSCIAANFAFALSQEPDIHVLAVDISLPFGDLDMYLSGNTHSQDLADISNASDRLDKSLLDTMVQHISPSLDLIPSPATFEKIVNIEPERVSDLIHIAASFYDYIIVDFGASIDHVGVWVLEHLDELCIVTTPSLQSLRRAGQLLKLCKEFEKPISRIEIILNRADTNSRITSDEIEKVIGRPISKRIPQDEDAMQESLLSGQSVLKVAPKSQLSKTIVDWALHLNGVSRPNKRSIWERLKIK; this is translated from the coding sequence ATGAACATAGTTACATATTCTCCACAGCCATGGGATGTTTCCGATTCGCAGCTTGAACTGGGTCAACACCACCTGACTCGACTTCTGGGCGAGTCAGGGGAGATGGTTCGCCAGATCAAGGCAAAAGACCCTGACGTTGTATTCATAGTTGGCTTTAAATCCACCGATCCCGGCTTCATTTGGGAGCTGGAAAAGCTCTGTCTTGCGCTGCCTCATGCTACTATTGTGGTACTGGACCCGCAGGCAGGGCCTGAACAGTTGTTGACGCTTATGCGCGCCGGTGTGCGTGAAGTCATCGACGATAGCTCCGAAAGAACCCTGCAACAGGTTATCGAGAGGGCTTTTCTTCGTACCAAAGGTGCGATCATCAGGCAGAAGAGGGTTTTTGGATTTGTCTCTGCCAAAGGGGGGGATGGCGGCTCCTGCATAGCGGCCAACTTTGCATTTGCGCTTTCTCAGGAGCCTGACATTCATGTGCTGGCGGTAGACATTTCTTTGCCCTTTGGTGACCTTGACATGTATCTTAGCGGAAACACCCACAGTCAGGATCTTGCTGACATTTCCAATGCAAGCGACCGGCTCGACAAGTCGCTGCTCGACACCATGGTGCAGCATATCAGTCCCTCGCTCGACCTCATTCCCTCGCCTGCAACGTTCGAAAAAATCGTGAATATCGAACCTGAGCGAGTGAGCGATCTCATTCACATTGCGGCAAGCTTTTACGACTACATTATTGTTGATTTTGGAGCATCTATAGACCATGTTGGTGTTTGGGTTCTCGAACACCTTGATGAACTCTGCATCGTAACCACCCCGTCACTCCAATCGCTGCGCCGGGCGGGTCAACTGCTCAAACTCTGTAAAGAATTTGAAAAACCAATTTCTCGCATCGAAATCATCCTTAACCGAGCTGACACAAATTCTCGCATTACCAGTGATGAAATAGAAAAAGTTATTGGCAGACCAATCAGCAAGCGCATTCCTCAGGATGAGGATGCCATGCAGGAATCACTCTTGTCTGGTCAGTCAGTGCTGAAAGTTGCGCCCAAATCCCAGCTTTCCAAAACCATCGTTGACTGGGCCTTGCACCTCAACGGCGTCAGTCGGCCTAATAAACGCTCGATATGGGAACGCTTAAAGATCAAATAG